In a single window of the Arachis hypogaea cultivar Tifrunner chromosome 6, arahy.Tifrunner.gnm2.J5K5, whole genome shotgun sequence genome:
- the LOC112757915 gene encoding uncharacterized protein, with protein sequence MIDKSWIHKSITSTEYKCGVEEFLEFAFARAAINGKIICPCIKCGFNNMGTRIEVLTHLLQKGFPEKYTSWYMHGETIVQPEEELLGHNHTEPVEKSPLHDMLTDVFGIDDINYEGDDDEPFASRTDSVPMPSENDTNEDSRRITELLKDGNRKLYPGCAKYTKLSFIVELYHIKVLCGATDKTFSMIVDLLNNAFSHANLPTSFYEGKKMIKLLGLGYERIHACPNNFEENTSSNTEVVETSQDQKKKIPAKVLRYFPLTPRLRRLYMSSKTARLMRWHSEFPNSDGKLKHPRDSKAWKYFDLLHPEFAKDPRNIRLALATDGFNPFGTLSSNISIWPVMLYIYNYPPWYCMKQTSLIMSMIIPGPKMPGNNIDIFLQPLICELNELWKGVDVYDSVDGNNFRMHAALFWTISDFPGLDNLSGWNTHTSLACPSCNFDTISRRLKFVMKYCFMGHRRWLPDDHEYRHNKHSFDGHTELRGPPPTLSGRRILSQIESSRKRPQDALNDGNIPLQWKKRSIFWDLPYWKDNLVRHCLDMMHIEKNVCDNVLFTILDDKQRTKDNLQARKDLQLMGIREQLHPYPNSSKCVDIKKRKVSGLKSHDSHILLEHILPIALRRSLPKEVISVLIELCNYFREVSGKSLSLENLERLQQRIVLTLCHMEMIFPPAFFTIMVHLVIHLVEEAMIAGPVQYRWMYPVERALGHLKSYVRNKAAPEGCIAEGYIIEECLTFCSRYLEDGNIETRKCRCEIARIYRGRKNATKLVEEYIHAKFHEWFRDYVAKNNDPDITPEIKWLAEGPNDIVKRFEEFNVHGFKFRTMKKDQGLKTQNCGVVMSAITNSVSNGRNPIIVASDNTYYGKVVDMIELDYFGKLRVVLFKCIWVDTTLNKGIKIDQFGITSVNFSNLIHTGDNETDEPFILATDARMVYYVDDPVDEGWCSVCHMKPRDLYDMGDLNEEELDESLVEDIPFCEQQVENLKEFQLTRDEIDEADQDEMHVDENDDNDCDDDDDEIDNLDNI encoded by the exons ATGATTGATAAGAGTTGGATTCATAAATCAATTACATCAACAGAGTATAAATGCGGGGTTGAAGAATTTTTAGAGTTTGCCTTTGCTAGAGCTGCTATAAATGGAAAAATTATATGTCCATGCATCAAATGTGGGTTCAACAATATGGGGACGAGAATTGAAGTATTAACTCATTTACTTCAAAAAGGATTTCCAGAAAAGTATACTTCTTGGTATATGCATGGAGAAACTATAGTCCAGCCGGAAGAAGAACTATTGGGTCATAATCATACAGAGCCTGTTGAAAAATCACCACTGCATGATATGTTGACTGATGTTTTCGGTATAGATGATATCAACTATGAAGGTGATGATGATGAGCCCTTTGCTTCGAGAACTGATTCCGTTCCAATGCCGTCGGAAAATGACACTAACGAGGATTCAAGAAGAATTACAGAGTTGCTAAAAGATGGAAATCGTAAATTATATCCTGGGTGCGCAAAATATACCAAGTTATCATTTATTGTTGAGTTGTATCATATCAAGGTGTTGTGCGGTGCTACTGACAAGACATTCTCCATGATAGTCGATCTTCTCAACAATGCTTTTTCCCATGCTAACTTGCCCACTTCATTTTATGAAGGCAAAAAAATGATTAAATTGTTAGGTTTGGGATACGAGAGAATTCATGCATGTCCAAATAACT TTGAAGAGAACACCAGCAGCAATACGGAAGTTGTGGAAACAAGTCAagatcaaaagaaaaagataccAGCAAAGGTGTTGAGGTACTTTCCTCTTACTCCTAGGTTAAGAAGGTTATACATGTCCTCTAAGACTGCAAGACTAATGCGCTGGCATTCGGAGTTTCCTAATTCAGATGGAAAGTTAAAGCATCCTAGAGATAGCAAGGCATggaaatattttgatttattacatCCAGAATTTGCTAAAGATCCTCGTAACATAAGGCTCGCTTTAGCAACCGATGGCTTCAATCCATTCGGGACTCTCAGTTCAAACATTAGCATTTGGCCAGTGATGCTATATATATACAACTATCCTCCATGGTATTGTATGAAGCAAACTTCCCTTATAATGTCTATGATAATTCCTGGTCCAAAGATGCCTGGAaataatattgatatttttttgcAACCACTTATTTGTGAGTTGAACGAATTATGGAAAGGTGTTGATGTCTACGATTCTGTTGATGGTAACAATTTTCGTATGCATGCTGCATTATTTTGGACTATTAGTGATTTTCCAGGTCTTGATAATCTGTCTGGGTGGAATACACATACGAGCCTCGCTTGTCCATCATGTAACTTCGATACAATCTCCAGAAGGTTGAAGTTTGTCATGAAGTATTGCTTTATGGGACATCGTCGATGGTTACCCGATGATCACGAGTATAGGCACAATAAACACTCTTTTGATGGCCATACAGAACTAAGAGGCCCACCTCCGACATTATCAGGCAGAAGGATTTTGTCCCAAATTGAGAGTAGTCGAAAAAGACCTCAAGATGCACTCAACGATGGCAACATCCCACTACAATGGAAAAAGAGGAGTATTTTCTGGGATTTACCATATTGGAAGGATAATCTTGTTCGTCATTGTCTTGACATGATGCACATAGAGAAAAATGTGTGTGATAATGTGCTTTTTACTATACTTGATGACAAACAAAGGACTAAAGACAACTTGCAAGCTCGTAAGGACTTGCAGTTGATGGGAATCAGAGAACAACTCCATCCATATCCTAATTCTTCCAA ATGTGTCGATATTAAAAAACGAAAGGTAAGCGGTCTAAAGAGCCATGATTCACACATTCTTCTAGAACATATCTTGCCAATTGCACTTAGAAGATCCTTGCCAAAGGAGGTTATATCTGTGCTTATCGAGCTGTGCAACTATTTTAGAGAAGTCTCAGGCAAATCATTATCACTAGAGAATTTAGAAAGACTACAACAGCGAATTGTTTTGACGCTTTGTCACATGGAAATGATATTTCCTCCAGCATTTTTCACTATTATGGTTCATCTAGTTATTCATCTGGTAGAGGAAGCAATGATTGCAGGTCCAGTGCAGTATAGATGGATGTATCCTGTTGAAAG GGCCCTGGGACATTTAAAATCTTATGTCCGTAACAAGGCTGCACCGGAAGGGTGCATAGCTGAAGGTTACATAATAGAGGAATGTCTAACTTTCTGCTCTAGATATTTGGAGGATGGCAATATTGAGACAAG AAAATGTAGATGTGAGATTGCCAGAATATACCGTGGTAGAAAAAATGCAACCAAGCTCGTTGAAGAATACATCCATGCCAAATTCCATGAGTGGTTTAGGGATTAT GTTGCAAAAAACAATGATCCAGATATCACTCCCGAAATCAAGTGGCTTGCAGAAGGGCCTAATGATATTGTGAAGAGGTTTGAGGAGTTTAATGTTCATGGGTTCAAGTTTCGTACAATGAAGAAAGATCAAGGCCTTAAAACACAAAATTGTGGCGTGGTTATGTCTGCTATTACTAATAGTGTTTCAAATGGCAGGAACCCTATTATAGTAGCAAGCGACAATACATACTATGGTAAAGTGGTAGATATGATAGAGTTAGACTACTTTGGCAAGCTAAGGGTTGTGTTATTCAAATGTATTTGGGTTGATACCACACTTAACAAGGGAATCAAAATAGATCAATTTGGGATCACAAGTGTAAATTTTTCTAACTTGATACACACCGGTGATAATGAAACAGATGAGCCATTTATTCTTGCAACAGATGCAAGAATGGTTTACTATGTTGATGATCCAGTTGATGAAGGTTGGTGTTCTGTTTGTCATATGAAACCCAGAGATTTATATGATATGGGGGATTTGAATGAGGAGGAATTAGATGAATCTTTGGTGGAAGACATACCCTTTTGTGAGCAACAAGTAGAGAATCTTAAAGAGTTTCAATTGACGAGGGACGAGATTGATGAAGCAGATCAGGATGAAATGCATGTTGACGAAAATGATGATAATGActgcgatgatgatgatgatgaaatagataatttagacaatatttga
- the LOC112757916 gene encoding uric acid degradation bifunctional protein TTL-like, with amino-acid sequence MAILSEHVHTSLPQIPQSCSKSSNWIATKESEFLECCGSIKFAKEMASASPFSSLQHALDVASEVWFNKINIHSWLVALNAHTNISEKAPFYRESYDSASFTSMDSTLKEIYALSMQYLVRFGFPYFKKDSDWDTDVILMDLKMSVKNKPACEFHWACRKQFNIIERHIAKFFQKRGYVRSTTESPIIQTAVKDFDLNKKPYPIDDLDPIARDKARQFCEIWYPGEYYV; translated from the exons ATGGCAATTCTATCTGAGCATGTTCATACATCATTGCCCCAAATCCCACAATCTTGCAGCAAATCTTCAAATTGGATTGCTACGAAAGAAAGTGAGTTTCTTGAATGCTGTGGAAGCATCAAATTCGCTAAGGAAATGGCTTCTGCCTCTCCTTTCTCTTCGTTGCAACACGCACTCGATGTTGCCTCTGAGGTTTGGTTTAATAAGATCAATATCCATTCCTGGTTGGTGGCTCTCAATGCTCACACGAATATCTCTGAAAAAGCACCCTTCTATCGAGAATCCTACGATAGTGCTTCATTCACTAGTATGGATTCTACTCTTAAG GAGATATATGCATTAAGCATGCAGTATCTGGTGAGGTTCGGTTTTCCATACTTTAAGAAAGATTCTGATTGGGATACTGATGTTATACTAATGGATTTGaag ATGAGTGTTAAAAACAAGCCGGCATGTGAGTTCCATTGGGCATGTCGAAAGCAATTCAATATCATAGAACGACATATTGCAAAGTTTTTTCAAAAGAGAGGATATGTTCGCTCTACAACTGAATCGCCAATAATCCAAACTGCTGTAAAAGACTTTGATCTGAACAAAAAGCCGTATCCTATAGATGATTTGGATCCTATTGCGCGTGACAAAGCTAGGCAATTTTGTGAAATATGGTATCCAGGAGAATACTATGTTTGa